One stretch of Falco naumanni isolate bFalNau1 chromosome 7, bFalNau1.pat, whole genome shotgun sequence DNA includes these proteins:
- the BBS4 gene encoding Bardet-Biedl syndrome 4 protein isoform X13, which translates to MPNALKENKWSSNKVSSMPAATEPPRPHPKKGLTVTRAASWRRGLQTTSSTFCSGLLEAEPASLLAVWLGAVLHGAGRRWPAPELPIIERKNWLIYLLYVRRDYDECKAVIKEQLQESQGLCEYAVYVQALIFRLEGKIQESLELFQTCSILNPRSVDNLKQVARSLFLLGKHKAAIEVYNEAAKLDEKDWEIRHNLGVCYMYLKHFNKAQDQLNNALELNRHDLTYMMLGKIHLLKGETDEAIEVYKKAVEFSPENTDLLTTLGLLYLQLGDYQKAFEHLGNALTYDPGNYKATLAAGSMMQAHGDFDVALSKYRVVASTVPESPPLWNNIGMCFFGKKKYVAAISCLKRANYLAPFDWKILYNLGLVHLTMQQYASAFHFLSAAINFQPKMGELYMLLAVALTNLEDVENAKRSYEQAVALDKCNPLVNLNYAILLYNQGDKKGALCQYQEMEKKVNAVKESSILDFDPECSCLQWSSLFAS; encoded by the exons gTCTGACCGTGACCCGGGCCGCCAGCTGGCGGAGGGGACTGCAGACCACTTCGAGTACCTTCTGCTCTGGGTTGCTGGAAGCTGAGCCTGCATCTCTGTTGGCGGTGTGGCTCGGAGCCGTGCTCCACGGGGCTGGGAGAAGGTGGCCTG cACCAGAGTTACCCATCATAGAGAGGAAAAACTGGCTGATCTACCTGCTGTATGTTCGCAGAGACTATGATGAATGTAAG GCTGTCATCAAAGAGCAGCTCCAGGAGTCTCAAGGGCTGTGCGAATATGCAGTCTATGTTCAAG CTTTGATATTTCGCTTGGAGGGGAAAATTCAAGAATCTCTTGAACTTTTTCAGACATGTTCCATTCTGAACCCTCGGAGCGTTGACAACCTCAAGCAGGTGGCACGATCTCT GTTTCTTTTGGGGAAGCACAAGGCAGCCATTGAAGTGTACAACGAAGCAGCTAAACTCGATGAAAAGGACTGG gaGATCAGACACAACCTGGGTGTGTGCTACATGTACCTGAAACACTTCAACAAG GCACAAGACCAGCTAAACAATGCCTTGGAGCTCAACAGACACGATCTGACTTACATGATGCTGGGGAAAATTCACCTATTGAAGGGGGAGACGGATGAAGCCATTGAAGTCTATAAGAAAGCTGTAGA GttttctccagaaaacacaGACCTCCTTACAACACTGGGGTTACTTTACTTGCAG CTTGGGGATTACCAGAAGGCTTTTGAACACCTTGGAAACGCACTTACTTATGACCCAGGCAACTACAAG GCTACTTTGGCAGCTGGCAGCATGATGCAGGCCCATGGAGATTTTGATGTTGCCCTCTCCAAATACAGGGTGGTCGCCAGCACCGTGCCTGAAAGCCCTCCGCTGTGGAACAACATTGGGATGTGCTTCTTTGGGAAGAAGAAATATGTAGCC GCTATCAGTTGCCTGAAGAGGGCAAACTACTTGGCTCCCTTTGACTGGAAGATTTTGTACAATCTGGGCTTAGTCCACCTGACGATGCAGCAGTACGCATCTGCTTTCCACTTCCTCAGTGCGGCCATCAACTTCCAGCCTAAGATGGGAGAGCTGTACATGCTCCTTGCAG TTGCTCTGACAAACCTGGAAGACGTTGAGAATGCAAAACGTTCCTATGAGCAAGCTGTGGCACTGGACAA GTGCAACCCCCTCGTCAACCTGAACTATGCAATTCTGCTGTATAACCAGGGTGACAAGAAGGGAGCCCTCTGCCAGTACCAGGAGATGGAGAAGAAGGTCAATGCAGTGAAGGAGAGTAGTATTCTTGACTTTGACCCAGAG TGTTCCTGTTTACAGTGGTcttctctttttgcttcttga
- the BBS4 gene encoding Bardet-Biedl syndrome 4 protein isoform X8, whose product MPNALKENKWSSNKVSSMPAATEPPRPHPKKAPELPIIERKNWLIYLLYVRRDYDECKAVIKEQLQESQGLCEYAVYVQALIFRLEGKIQESLELFQTCSILNPRSVDNLKQVARSLFLLGKHKAAIEVYNEAAKLDEKDWEIRHNLGVCYMYLKHFNKAQDQLNNALELNRHDLTYMMLGKIHLLKGETDEAIEVYKKAVEFSPENTDLLTTLGLLYLQLGDYQKAFEHLGNALTYDPGNYKATLAAGSMMQAHGDFDVALSKYRVVASTVPESPPLWNNIGMCFFGKKKYVAAISCLKRANYLAPFDWKILYNLGLVHLTMQQYASAFHFLSAAINFQPKMGELYMLLAVALTNLEDVENAKRSYEQAVALDKCNPLVNLNYAILLYNQGDKKGALCQYQEMEKKVNAVKESSILDFDPEMVEVAQKMGAALQVGESLVWTKPSKESKSKQRAAPSGKSSGAQQPLGSNQALGQAMSSAAGYGRSVQLPPDAGASLPPAKPPSLPLEPEPGSETSPEETSAPTGDEEQKKEKRKSRQAAD is encoded by the exons cACCAGAGTTACCCATCATAGAGAGGAAAAACTGGCTGATCTACCTGCTGTATGTTCGCAGAGACTATGATGAATGTAAG GCTGTCATCAAAGAGCAGCTCCAGGAGTCTCAAGGGCTGTGCGAATATGCAGTCTATGTTCAAG CTTTGATATTTCGCTTGGAGGGGAAAATTCAAGAATCTCTTGAACTTTTTCAGACATGTTCCATTCTGAACCCTCGGAGCGTTGACAACCTCAAGCAGGTGGCACGATCTCT GTTTCTTTTGGGGAAGCACAAGGCAGCCATTGAAGTGTACAACGAAGCAGCTAAACTCGATGAAAAGGACTGG gaGATCAGACACAACCTGGGTGTGTGCTACATGTACCTGAAACACTTCAACAAG GCACAAGACCAGCTAAACAATGCCTTGGAGCTCAACAGACACGATCTGACTTACATGATGCTGGGGAAAATTCACCTATTGAAGGGGGAGACGGATGAAGCCATTGAAGTCTATAAGAAAGCTGTAGA GttttctccagaaaacacaGACCTCCTTACAACACTGGGGTTACTTTACTTGCAG CTTGGGGATTACCAGAAGGCTTTTGAACACCTTGGAAACGCACTTACTTATGACCCAGGCAACTACAAG GCTACTTTGGCAGCTGGCAGCATGATGCAGGCCCATGGAGATTTTGATGTTGCCCTCTCCAAATACAGGGTGGTCGCCAGCACCGTGCCTGAAAGCCCTCCGCTGTGGAACAACATTGGGATGTGCTTCTTTGGGAAGAAGAAATATGTAGCC GCTATCAGTTGCCTGAAGAGGGCAAACTACTTGGCTCCCTTTGACTGGAAGATTTTGTACAATCTGGGCTTAGTCCACCTGACGATGCAGCAGTACGCATCTGCTTTCCACTTCCTCAGTGCGGCCATCAACTTCCAGCCTAAGATGGGAGAGCTGTACATGCTCCTTGCAG TTGCTCTGACAAACCTGGAAGACGTTGAGAATGCAAAACGTTCCTATGAGCAAGCTGTGGCACTGGACAA GTGCAACCCCCTCGTCAACCTGAACTATGCAATTCTGCTGTATAACCAGGGTGACAAGAAGGGAGCCCTCTGCCAGTACCAGGAGATGGAGAAGAAGGTCAATGCAGTGAAGGAGAGTAGTATTCTTGACTTTGACCCAGAG ATGGTGGAGGTTGCCCAGAAGatgggagctgccctgcaggtGGGGGAGAGCCTTGTCTGGACTAAGCCTTCTAAGGAGTCTAAATCCAAGCAGAGAGCTGCTCCGTCAGGAAAATCCTCTGGCGCTCAGCAGCCTTTGGGCTCTAACCAGGCGCTGGGTCAAGCCATGTCCTCAGCTGCAGGGTATGGGAGATCCGTGCAGCTTCCCCCAG ATGCTGGAGCATCACTTCCACCTGCAAAGCCTCCCTCGCTGCCTCTGGAACCAGAACCAGGCTCAGAAACGAGCCCTGAGGAGACCTCGGCACCAACAGGGGAtgaggaacagaagaaagaaaagcgCAAGAGCCGGCAGGCAGCAGACTAG
- the BBS4 gene encoding Bardet-Biedl syndrome 4 protein isoform X12: MFAETMMNVRLSSKSSSRSLKGCANMQSMFKTCSILNPRSVDNLKQVARSLFLLGKHKAAIEVYNEAAKLDEKDWEIRHNLGVCYMYLKHFNKAQDQLNNALELNRHDLTYMMLGKIHLLKGETDEAIEVYKKAVEFSPENTDLLTTLGLLYLQLGDYQKAFEHLGNALTYDPGNYKATLAAGSMMQAHGDFDVALSKYRVVASTVPESPPLWNNIGMCFFGKKKYVAAISCLKRANYLAPFDWKILYNLGLVHLTMQQYASAFHFLSAAINFQPKMGELYMLLAVALTNLEDVENAKRSYEQAVALDKCNPLVNLNYAILLYNQGDKKGALCQYQEMEKKVNAVKESSILDFDPEMVEVAQKMGAALQVGESLVWTKPSKESKSKQRAAPSGKSSGAQQPLGSNQALGQAMSSAAGYGRSVQLPPGGWKGSSFPSCLSHNRQASISVQLRPCSGKGAVSETGHLVFLWKKPGADIYRQAAGEKGNDGQLSEALYRIISVTKITATGLL, translated from the exons ATGTTCGCAGAGACTATGATGAATGTAAG GCTGTCATCAAAGAGCAGCTCCAGGAGTCTCAAGGGCTGTGCGAATATGCAGTCTATGTTCAAG ACATGTTCCATTCTGAACCCTCGGAGCGTTGACAACCTCAAGCAGGTGGCACGATCTCT GTTTCTTTTGGGGAAGCACAAGGCAGCCATTGAAGTGTACAACGAAGCAGCTAAACTCGATGAAAAGGACTGG gaGATCAGACACAACCTGGGTGTGTGCTACATGTACCTGAAACACTTCAACAAG GCACAAGACCAGCTAAACAATGCCTTGGAGCTCAACAGACACGATCTGACTTACATGATGCTGGGGAAAATTCACCTATTGAAGGGGGAGACGGATGAAGCCATTGAAGTCTATAAGAAAGCTGTAGA GttttctccagaaaacacaGACCTCCTTACAACACTGGGGTTACTTTACTTGCAG CTTGGGGATTACCAGAAGGCTTTTGAACACCTTGGAAACGCACTTACTTATGACCCAGGCAACTACAAG GCTACTTTGGCAGCTGGCAGCATGATGCAGGCCCATGGAGATTTTGATGTTGCCCTCTCCAAATACAGGGTGGTCGCCAGCACCGTGCCTGAAAGCCCTCCGCTGTGGAACAACATTGGGATGTGCTTCTTTGGGAAGAAGAAATATGTAGCC GCTATCAGTTGCCTGAAGAGGGCAAACTACTTGGCTCCCTTTGACTGGAAGATTTTGTACAATCTGGGCTTAGTCCACCTGACGATGCAGCAGTACGCATCTGCTTTCCACTTCCTCAGTGCGGCCATCAACTTCCAGCCTAAGATGGGAGAGCTGTACATGCTCCTTGCAG TTGCTCTGACAAACCTGGAAGACGTTGAGAATGCAAAACGTTCCTATGAGCAAGCTGTGGCACTGGACAA GTGCAACCCCCTCGTCAACCTGAACTATGCAATTCTGCTGTATAACCAGGGTGACAAGAAGGGAGCCCTCTGCCAGTACCAGGAGATGGAGAAGAAGGTCAATGCAGTGAAGGAGAGTAGTATTCTTGACTTTGACCCAGAG ATGGTGGAGGTTGCCCAGAAGatgggagctgccctgcaggtGGGGGAGAGCCTTGTCTGGACTAAGCCTTCTAAGGAGTCTAAATCCAAGCAGAGAGCTGCTCCGTCAGGAAAATCCTCTGGCGCTCAGCAGCCTTTGGGCTCTAACCAGGCGCTGGGTCAAGCCATGTCCTCAGCTGCAGGGTATGGGAGATCCGTGCAGCTTCCCCCAG GGGGGTGGAAAGGCAGTAGTTTCCCTTCCTGCCTGAGCCACAATCGGCAAGCCTCCATTAGTGTGCAGTTGAGACCTTGCTCTGGAAAAGGGGCGGTTTCAGAAACTGGACATCTTGTCTTCCTTTGGAAGAAGCCAGGAGCTGACATTTACAGACAGGCtgctggagagaagggaaatgaCGGACAACTCTCTGAAGCACTTTATCGTAtcatttctgttacaaaaataactgcaaCTGGATTACTTTGA
- the BBS4 gene encoding Bardet-Biedl syndrome 4 protein isoform X7, with the protein MPAATEPPRPHPKKAPELPIIERKNWLIYLLYVRRDYDECKAVIKEQLQESQGLCEYAVYVQALIFRLEGKIQESLELFQTCSILNPRSVDNLKQVARSLFLLGKHKAAIEVYNEAAKLDEKDWEIRHNLGVCYMYLKHFNKAQDQLNNALELNRHDLTYMMLGKIHLLKGETDEAIEVYKKAVEFSPENTDLLTTLGLLYLQLGDYQKAFEHLGNALTYDPGNYKATLAAGSMMQAHGDFDVALSKYRVVASTVPESPPLWNNIGMCFFGKKKYVAAISCLKRANYLAPFDWKILYNLGLVHLTMQQYASAFHFLSAAINFQPKMGELYMLLAVALTNLEDVENAKRSYEQAVALDKCNPLVNLNYAILLYNQGDKKGALCQYQEMEKKVNAVKESSILDFDPEMVEVAQKMGAALQVGESLVWTKPSKESKSKQRAAPSGKSSGAQQPLGSNQALGQAMSSAAGYGRSVQLPPGGWKGSSFPSCLSHNRQASISVQLRPCSGKGAVSETGHLVFLWKKPGADIYRQAAGEKGNDGQLSEALYRIISVTKITATGLL; encoded by the exons cACCAGAGTTACCCATCATAGAGAGGAAAAACTGGCTGATCTACCTGCTGTATGTTCGCAGAGACTATGATGAATGTAAG GCTGTCATCAAAGAGCAGCTCCAGGAGTCTCAAGGGCTGTGCGAATATGCAGTCTATGTTCAAG CTTTGATATTTCGCTTGGAGGGGAAAATTCAAGAATCTCTTGAACTTTTTCAGACATGTTCCATTCTGAACCCTCGGAGCGTTGACAACCTCAAGCAGGTGGCACGATCTCT GTTTCTTTTGGGGAAGCACAAGGCAGCCATTGAAGTGTACAACGAAGCAGCTAAACTCGATGAAAAGGACTGG gaGATCAGACACAACCTGGGTGTGTGCTACATGTACCTGAAACACTTCAACAAG GCACAAGACCAGCTAAACAATGCCTTGGAGCTCAACAGACACGATCTGACTTACATGATGCTGGGGAAAATTCACCTATTGAAGGGGGAGACGGATGAAGCCATTGAAGTCTATAAGAAAGCTGTAGA GttttctccagaaaacacaGACCTCCTTACAACACTGGGGTTACTTTACTTGCAG CTTGGGGATTACCAGAAGGCTTTTGAACACCTTGGAAACGCACTTACTTATGACCCAGGCAACTACAAG GCTACTTTGGCAGCTGGCAGCATGATGCAGGCCCATGGAGATTTTGATGTTGCCCTCTCCAAATACAGGGTGGTCGCCAGCACCGTGCCTGAAAGCCCTCCGCTGTGGAACAACATTGGGATGTGCTTCTTTGGGAAGAAGAAATATGTAGCC GCTATCAGTTGCCTGAAGAGGGCAAACTACTTGGCTCCCTTTGACTGGAAGATTTTGTACAATCTGGGCTTAGTCCACCTGACGATGCAGCAGTACGCATCTGCTTTCCACTTCCTCAGTGCGGCCATCAACTTCCAGCCTAAGATGGGAGAGCTGTACATGCTCCTTGCAG TTGCTCTGACAAACCTGGAAGACGTTGAGAATGCAAAACGTTCCTATGAGCAAGCTGTGGCACTGGACAA GTGCAACCCCCTCGTCAACCTGAACTATGCAATTCTGCTGTATAACCAGGGTGACAAGAAGGGAGCCCTCTGCCAGTACCAGGAGATGGAGAAGAAGGTCAATGCAGTGAAGGAGAGTAGTATTCTTGACTTTGACCCAGAG ATGGTGGAGGTTGCCCAGAAGatgggagctgccctgcaggtGGGGGAGAGCCTTGTCTGGACTAAGCCTTCTAAGGAGTCTAAATCCAAGCAGAGAGCTGCTCCGTCAGGAAAATCCTCTGGCGCTCAGCAGCCTTTGGGCTCTAACCAGGCGCTGGGTCAAGCCATGTCCTCAGCTGCAGGGTATGGGAGATCCGTGCAGCTTCCCCCAG GGGGGTGGAAAGGCAGTAGTTTCCCTTCCTGCCTGAGCCACAATCGGCAAGCCTCCATTAGTGTGCAGTTGAGACCTTGCTCTGGAAAAGGGGCGGTTTCAGAAACTGGACATCTTGTCTTCCTTTGGAAGAAGCCAGGAGCTGACATTTACAGACAGGCtgctggagagaagggaaatgaCGGACAACTCTCTGAAGCACTTTATCGTAtcatttctgttacaaaaataactgcaaCTGGATTACTTTGA
- the BBS4 gene encoding Bardet-Biedl syndrome 4 protein isoform X6, with protein MAEPQAAAVSSMPAATEPPRPHPKKAPELPIIERKNWLIYLLYVRRDYDECKAVIKEQLQESQGLCEYAVYVQALIFRLEGKIQESLELFQTCSILNPRSVDNLKQVARSLFLLGKHKAAIEVYNEAAKLDEKDWEIRHNLGVCYMYLKHFNKAQDQLNNALELNRHDLTYMMLGKIHLLKGETDEAIEVYKKAVEFSPENTDLLTTLGLLYLQLGDYQKAFEHLGNALTYDPGNYKATLAAGSMMQAHGDFDVALSKYRVVASTVPESPPLWNNIGMCFFGKKKYVAAISCLKRANYLAPFDWKILYNLGLVHLTMQQYASAFHFLSAAINFQPKMGELYMLLAVALTNLEDVENAKRSYEQAVALDKCNPLVNLNYAILLYNQGDKKGALCQYQEMEKKVNAVKESSILDFDPEMVEVAQKMGAALQVGESLVWTKPSKESKSKQRAAPSGKSSGAQQPLGSNQALGQAMSSAAGYGRSVQLPPGGWKGSSFPSCLSHNRQASISVQLRPCSGKGAVSETGHLVFLWKKPGADIYRQAAGEKGNDGQLSEALYRIISVTKITATGLL; from the exons cACCAGAGTTACCCATCATAGAGAGGAAAAACTGGCTGATCTACCTGCTGTATGTTCGCAGAGACTATGATGAATGTAAG GCTGTCATCAAAGAGCAGCTCCAGGAGTCTCAAGGGCTGTGCGAATATGCAGTCTATGTTCAAG CTTTGATATTTCGCTTGGAGGGGAAAATTCAAGAATCTCTTGAACTTTTTCAGACATGTTCCATTCTGAACCCTCGGAGCGTTGACAACCTCAAGCAGGTGGCACGATCTCT GTTTCTTTTGGGGAAGCACAAGGCAGCCATTGAAGTGTACAACGAAGCAGCTAAACTCGATGAAAAGGACTGG gaGATCAGACACAACCTGGGTGTGTGCTACATGTACCTGAAACACTTCAACAAG GCACAAGACCAGCTAAACAATGCCTTGGAGCTCAACAGACACGATCTGACTTACATGATGCTGGGGAAAATTCACCTATTGAAGGGGGAGACGGATGAAGCCATTGAAGTCTATAAGAAAGCTGTAGA GttttctccagaaaacacaGACCTCCTTACAACACTGGGGTTACTTTACTTGCAG CTTGGGGATTACCAGAAGGCTTTTGAACACCTTGGAAACGCACTTACTTATGACCCAGGCAACTACAAG GCTACTTTGGCAGCTGGCAGCATGATGCAGGCCCATGGAGATTTTGATGTTGCCCTCTCCAAATACAGGGTGGTCGCCAGCACCGTGCCTGAAAGCCCTCCGCTGTGGAACAACATTGGGATGTGCTTCTTTGGGAAGAAGAAATATGTAGCC GCTATCAGTTGCCTGAAGAGGGCAAACTACTTGGCTCCCTTTGACTGGAAGATTTTGTACAATCTGGGCTTAGTCCACCTGACGATGCAGCAGTACGCATCTGCTTTCCACTTCCTCAGTGCGGCCATCAACTTCCAGCCTAAGATGGGAGAGCTGTACATGCTCCTTGCAG TTGCTCTGACAAACCTGGAAGACGTTGAGAATGCAAAACGTTCCTATGAGCAAGCTGTGGCACTGGACAA GTGCAACCCCCTCGTCAACCTGAACTATGCAATTCTGCTGTATAACCAGGGTGACAAGAAGGGAGCCCTCTGCCAGTACCAGGAGATGGAGAAGAAGGTCAATGCAGTGAAGGAGAGTAGTATTCTTGACTTTGACCCAGAG ATGGTGGAGGTTGCCCAGAAGatgggagctgccctgcaggtGGGGGAGAGCCTTGTCTGGACTAAGCCTTCTAAGGAGTCTAAATCCAAGCAGAGAGCTGCTCCGTCAGGAAAATCCTCTGGCGCTCAGCAGCCTTTGGGCTCTAACCAGGCGCTGGGTCAAGCCATGTCCTCAGCTGCAGGGTATGGGAGATCCGTGCAGCTTCCCCCAG GGGGGTGGAAAGGCAGTAGTTTCCCTTCCTGCCTGAGCCACAATCGGCAAGCCTCCATTAGTGTGCAGTTGAGACCTTGCTCTGGAAAAGGGGCGGTTTCAGAAACTGGACATCTTGTCTTCCTTTGGAAGAAGCCAGGAGCTGACATTTACAGACAGGCtgctggagagaagggaaatgaCGGACAACTCTCTGAAGCACTTTATCGTAtcatttctgttacaaaaataactgcaaCTGGATTACTTTGA
- the BBS4 gene encoding Bardet-Biedl syndrome 4 protein isoform X5: MPNALKENKWSSNKVSSMPAATEPPRPHPKKAPELPIIERKNWLIYLLYVRRDYDECKAVIKEQLQESQGLCEYAVYVQALIFRLEGKIQESLELFQTCSILNPRSVDNLKQVARSLFLLGKHKAAIEVYNEAAKLDEKDWEIRHNLGVCYMYLKHFNKAQDQLNNALELNRHDLTYMMLGKIHLLKGETDEAIEVYKKAVEFSPENTDLLTTLGLLYLQLGDYQKAFEHLGNALTYDPGNYKATLAAGSMMQAHGDFDVALSKYRVVASTVPESPPLWNNIGMCFFGKKKYVAAISCLKRANYLAPFDWKILYNLGLVHLTMQQYASAFHFLSAAINFQPKMGELYMLLAVALTNLEDVENAKRSYEQAVALDKCNPLVNLNYAILLYNQGDKKGALCQYQEMEKKVNAVKESSILDFDPEMVEVAQKMGAALQVGESLVWTKPSKESKSKQRAAPSGKSSGAQQPLGSNQALGQAMSSAAGYGRSVQLPPGGWKGSSFPSCLSHNRQASISVQLRPCSGKGAVSETGHLVFLWKKPGADIYRQAAGEKGNDGQLSEALYRIISVTKITATGLL, from the exons cACCAGAGTTACCCATCATAGAGAGGAAAAACTGGCTGATCTACCTGCTGTATGTTCGCAGAGACTATGATGAATGTAAG GCTGTCATCAAAGAGCAGCTCCAGGAGTCTCAAGGGCTGTGCGAATATGCAGTCTATGTTCAAG CTTTGATATTTCGCTTGGAGGGGAAAATTCAAGAATCTCTTGAACTTTTTCAGACATGTTCCATTCTGAACCCTCGGAGCGTTGACAACCTCAAGCAGGTGGCACGATCTCT GTTTCTTTTGGGGAAGCACAAGGCAGCCATTGAAGTGTACAACGAAGCAGCTAAACTCGATGAAAAGGACTGG gaGATCAGACACAACCTGGGTGTGTGCTACATGTACCTGAAACACTTCAACAAG GCACAAGACCAGCTAAACAATGCCTTGGAGCTCAACAGACACGATCTGACTTACATGATGCTGGGGAAAATTCACCTATTGAAGGGGGAGACGGATGAAGCCATTGAAGTCTATAAGAAAGCTGTAGA GttttctccagaaaacacaGACCTCCTTACAACACTGGGGTTACTTTACTTGCAG CTTGGGGATTACCAGAAGGCTTTTGAACACCTTGGAAACGCACTTACTTATGACCCAGGCAACTACAAG GCTACTTTGGCAGCTGGCAGCATGATGCAGGCCCATGGAGATTTTGATGTTGCCCTCTCCAAATACAGGGTGGTCGCCAGCACCGTGCCTGAAAGCCCTCCGCTGTGGAACAACATTGGGATGTGCTTCTTTGGGAAGAAGAAATATGTAGCC GCTATCAGTTGCCTGAAGAGGGCAAACTACTTGGCTCCCTTTGACTGGAAGATTTTGTACAATCTGGGCTTAGTCCACCTGACGATGCAGCAGTACGCATCTGCTTTCCACTTCCTCAGTGCGGCCATCAACTTCCAGCCTAAGATGGGAGAGCTGTACATGCTCCTTGCAG TTGCTCTGACAAACCTGGAAGACGTTGAGAATGCAAAACGTTCCTATGAGCAAGCTGTGGCACTGGACAA GTGCAACCCCCTCGTCAACCTGAACTATGCAATTCTGCTGTATAACCAGGGTGACAAGAAGGGAGCCCTCTGCCAGTACCAGGAGATGGAGAAGAAGGTCAATGCAGTGAAGGAGAGTAGTATTCTTGACTTTGACCCAGAG ATGGTGGAGGTTGCCCAGAAGatgggagctgccctgcaggtGGGGGAGAGCCTTGTCTGGACTAAGCCTTCTAAGGAGTCTAAATCCAAGCAGAGAGCTGCTCCGTCAGGAAAATCCTCTGGCGCTCAGCAGCCTTTGGGCTCTAACCAGGCGCTGGGTCAAGCCATGTCCTCAGCTGCAGGGTATGGGAGATCCGTGCAGCTTCCCCCAG GGGGGTGGAAAGGCAGTAGTTTCCCTTCCTGCCTGAGCCACAATCGGCAAGCCTCCATTAGTGTGCAGTTGAGACCTTGCTCTGGAAAAGGGGCGGTTTCAGAAACTGGACATCTTGTCTTCCTTTGGAAGAAGCCAGGAGCTGACATTTACAGACAGGCtgctggagagaagggaaatgaCGGACAACTCTCTGAAGCACTTTATCGTAtcatttctgttacaaaaataactgcaaCTGGATTACTTTGA